The following proteins are co-located in the Gloeocapsa sp. PCC 7428 genome:
- a CDS encoding tetratricopeptide repeat protein, producing MRQLCSYIVPFALCAGLIGTPALEIVNLGVLVAQAQALPAEVRRGYTLLDQGLVKDAIAAFQQAVRRYPQSIPAKLGLAIAYRRQGQISDAWDTYQQVLAQEPNNQLALKSVGLLGSYRPDWQASGIEALTTLLSLNPNDTEARAQRALLYGYQGRFAEALADYQTVLANNPSPEILLGAAETFTNSGNYQQGLELFNRYRATGKSISGYAAIAYARALRQTGNPAGAIQVLEPQVQAAQIDDRIIQARAELSLAYLANQQFTEALAILDPLQGRVDAILPLARSLNEIRLQTNAAGLAERVGNLYSQALAQTVTPNPQLLREAADVFRGLPQGQQTALQLYRQLATSQPNDPSVQIQILSLERQLGLISPADLKGRLYQVLQILPTDPAQQQQLAQALAQIEPPGPEFLPIYQNLLLAGANQPFLNFRIAQLLLQNNDLEGAKRALAAYAATPAGTTDLAPQLLAAEIERREGNLAAAQTRYQALITGNIQDTDVLNAALQGLAGIYLSQNQPDNALVLYDQLLARNPQDANVQLGRASIAYQANRISEAQAEVVLNSWLQTQPTTNAPAELFSLVAALPASPQRENLYNALLAIDPNNIPIQTRSLQLLASRDPALARARVAQIVASNPNNVGVYFLQGQLAQAIGDLSLADKAYQTILTAQPYNADALSALGGIRFQQRRFNSAQQLYSQVLALNPNDLAIRRTLASLSAAQDKPLAALEQVEQLQVQQLTNGTSDNELSRQRQQLQENFLRRRGFQPSWERY from the coding sequence ATGAGGCAGCTTTGTTCTTATATAGTACCTTTTGCGCTGTGTGCAGGATTAATCGGCACTCCAGCTTTAGAAATTGTAAATCTTGGTGTTCTCGTAGCTCAAGCACAAGCACTGCCAGCCGAAGTGCGTAGAGGATATACGCTCCTGGATCAAGGCTTAGTCAAGGATGCGATCGCTGCTTTTCAACAAGCTGTCCGTCGCTATCCACAATCTATTCCTGCGAAACTCGGCTTAGCGATCGCCTATAGACGACAGGGACAAATTTCTGATGCGTGGGATACTTACCAACAAGTCTTGGCACAGGAACCCAATAATCAATTAGCGCTCAAAAGTGTTGGTCTTCTCGGTAGCTATCGCCCTGATTGGCAAGCAAGCGGGATTGAAGCACTGACGACGTTGCTAAGTCTTAATCCCAACGACACCGAAGCCCGCGCTCAACGTGCGTTACTTTACGGCTACCAAGGGCGTTTTGCCGAAGCTTTAGCAGATTATCAGACAGTTTTAGCAAACAATCCATCGCCGGAAATTTTACTGGGTGCAGCAGAAACTTTTACCAATAGCGGTAACTATCAACAAGGTTTAGAACTTTTTAACCGCTATCGTGCGACTGGAAAATCCATTTCTGGCTATGCGGCGATCGCCTACGCGCGGGCTTTACGCCAAACTGGTAATCCCGCAGGTGCAATTCAAGTTCTCGAACCACAAGTGCAAGCTGCCCAAATTGACGATCGCATCATTCAAGCGCGCGCTGAACTATCGTTAGCTTACTTAGCAAATCAACAATTTACTGAAGCGTTAGCAATTTTAGATCCTTTGCAAGGTAGAGTTGACGCAATTTTACCTTTGGCGCGATCGCTCAATGAAATTCGTCTACAAACAAATGCAGCCGGACTTGCAGAGCGGGTTGGAAACCTTTATAGCCAAGCGCTTGCGCAAACTGTAACGCCTAATCCGCAACTTTTACGCGAAGCTGCTGATGTTTTCCGAGGTTTACCGCAAGGACAGCAAACCGCACTACAACTGTATCGTCAGTTAGCAACGAGTCAACCGAATGATCCGAGCGTTCAAATTCAAATTCTCTCGCTCGAACGCCAGCTTGGTTTAATCTCGCCTGCCGATCTCAAGGGAAGGCTGTATCAGGTTTTGCAAATCTTACCAACTGATCCTGCACAACAGCAACAGTTAGCACAAGCTTTAGCCCAAATTGAGCCTCCAGGACCCGAATTTCTGCCTATTTACCAAAATTTACTGCTAGCAGGTGCAAATCAACCGTTTCTTAACTTCCGAATCGCGCAGCTATTATTGCAAAACAACGACTTAGAAGGTGCAAAACGCGCTTTAGCTGCTTACGCAGCCACTCCCGCAGGCACAACTGATCTTGCACCACAGTTACTTGCGGCAGAAATTGAGCGACGCGAAGGAAACCTAGCAGCAGCACAAACACGTTACCAAGCCTTGATTACAGGCAATATTCAAGATACCGATGTTCTTAATGCCGCCCTGCAAGGACTCGCTGGAATTTACCTGAGCCAGAATCAACCTGATAATGCACTGGTACTTTACGATCAACTTCTAGCGCGTAATCCACAAGATGCTAATGTCCAACTAGGACGGGCGAGTATTGCTTATCAAGCAAACCGAATCTCGGAAGCTCAAGCAGAAGTTGTACTCAACAGTTGGCTGCAAACGCAACCTACAACTAACGCACCTGCTGAGTTATTTAGTTTAGTGGCTGCTTTACCTGCGAGTCCGCAGCGCGAAAATTTATACAACGCGCTTTTAGCAATTGACCCGAACAATATTCCGATTCAAACGCGATCGCTTCAACTTCTTGCCTCCCGCGATCCAGCACTAGCACGCGCGCGAGTTGCGCAAATCGTTGCGAGCAATCCGAACAATGTTGGTGTTTATTTCTTGCAAGGACAGCTAGCGCAGGCGATCGGCGATTTGAGTCTTGCAGACAAAGCTTATCAAACAATCTTGACGGCGCAACCCTATAATGCAGATGCGCTATCTGCTTTAGGTGGTATTCGGTTCCAGCAACGACGCTTTAACTCTGCACAACAGCTATATTCTCAAGTTTTGGCGTTGAATCCTAATGATTTAGCGATCCGTCGTACGCTCGCAAGCTTAAGTGCTGCCCAAGATAAACCTTTAGCTGCGCTCGAACAAGTAGAACAGTTGCAAGTACAACAACTTACCAACGGAACATCAGATAACGAGCTATCGCGTCAACGCCAACAACTTCAAGAAAACTTTCTCCGACGGCGGGGCTTTCAACCTTCCTGGGAACGGTATTAA
- a CDS encoding glycosyl hydrolase family 8, giving the protein MQQLAQGKSQIQNTSFLPLSSALAVIVAVIGLSGCFSGSSVEQSELPLHSTPITTPSQSPVVTSATAIDLDNLLQESWNAYRQRFIQADGRVIDREDSDRSTSEAQAYAMLRAVFADDPTTFARTLNWSENNLQRTVAGKRTDQLWAWKWGRDAQGNWGISDRNFASDADIDAITALIFASRRWQRPDYLQLAQSKLQDLWNLSTVAVLQGHRYLIPGPTVAFQERSHLLILNPSYFAPYAFRIFAQVDPARDWLSLVDSSYQALEDSAKLSRVNLPSDWVILDTQTGDYQALPVSHSLRTEYSFNAYRVWWRLAWDAVWFQEPRATQFLQNHLKPLQQTWRSTNRIPAQIDLQGNPLVNYEAASQYAMLYAAFRLIAPAIATEILQQKLLPQYQGGIWEQDSAYYTQNLVGLGLLPPTELTQLLQPTK; this is encoded by the coding sequence ATGCAGCAACTCGCTCAAGGTAAAAGTCAGATTCAAAATACGAGCTTTTTGCCTTTGAGTTCTGCACTTGCTGTTATTGTTGCTGTCATTGGGTTAAGCGGTTGTTTTTCTGGTTCGTCAGTAGAACAATCCGAGTTACCACTGCATAGCACGCCAATAACGACGCCATCTCAATCGCCTGTTGTCACCTCTGCTACAGCGATCGACTTGGACAATTTATTGCAAGAAAGCTGGAATGCTTATCGGCAAAGGTTTATTCAAGCTGATGGGCGAGTAATTGATCGGGAAGATAGCGATCGCTCTACCTCAGAAGCTCAAGCCTATGCCATGCTGCGGGCAGTGTTTGCGGACGATCCAACGACATTTGCTCGTACGCTCAATTGGAGCGAAAACAACCTCCAGCGTACTGTGGCTGGTAAACGCACGGATCAGTTATGGGCATGGAAATGGGGTCGTGATGCGCAAGGAAATTGGGGAATTAGCGATCGCAATTTTGCAAGTGATGCCGATATTGATGCGATTACGGCATTAATTTTTGCATCGCGCCGTTGGCAACGTCCTGATTATCTACAGTTAGCACAAAGTAAGCTGCAAGATTTATGGAACTTGTCTACCGTTGCCGTTTTGCAAGGACATCGTTATCTCATCCCAGGTCCTACCGTTGCCTTTCAAGAGCGATCGCACCTGCTCATTCTCAATCCTTCTTACTTTGCACCTTACGCATTTCGGATTTTTGCGCAAGTTGATCCTGCGCGTGATTGGCTATCGCTTGTAGATAGCAGTTACCAGGCGTTAGAGGATTCTGCCAAATTATCTAGAGTGAATTTACCGAGCGATTGGGTCATTCTAGATACGCAAACAGGTGACTATCAAGCACTACCTGTATCGCATTCATTACGAACCGAATACAGTTTTAATGCGTATCGAGTTTGGTGGCGTTTGGCTTGGGATGCAGTTTGGTTTCAAGAACCACGAGCAACTCAATTTTTACAAAATCACCTCAAGCCTCTTCAACAAACGTGGCGTTCCACAAACCGAATTCCAGCACAAATCGATTTGCAAGGAAATCCGTTAGTCAATTACGAGGCAGCGTCGCAGTATGCCATGCTCTATGCTGCCTTTCGCTTGATTGCGCCAGCAATTGCAACTGAGATTCTGCAACAAAAACTTTTACCGCAGTATCAAGGTGGCATTTGGGAGCAGGATTCCGCTTACTACACGCAAAACCTGGTGGGATTGGGGTTACTTCCGCCTACCGAGTTAACACAACTTTTACAACCTACCAAATAG
- a CDS encoding carbohydrate porin, whose protein sequence is MSQTVPDRPLFAFLNQFKLISLVGTSALATCLLETSVIQPARANSVEQGKHVESQYQIAQLPSLPTQNLAPPNFSDIQPQQVNPNYNQFLPIPTPMPNGVAQPPSMLPARTWQEELSARSQSHYPPLVATPQPYMQGAGNAPGVIQQPYVPQVPSHNAYPYGVIGQPLYVQTAPAPLPVPANPGIPQPNSTSGNALPPAPGNNLNGMMVPYGMVPYAVPGQPPYLPAPVMPQPNAIGGTVVPLPPGNNLNGMMVPYGMILYAPVGQAPYLPPPVMPQPNAIGGTAVPLPPGNNLNGMMVPYAVPGQLPYLPPSVMPQPNTVGNAANQGSLTSYYAPSGIPIANPNTAMGQQLPTPSNPFTPVGSYFAPVTTQLPALPNTTPPSAPNPNLAPIPQTPANPIPAPPATQPTLDSQPVSASALQLQGVYSYQGDESSARARVGAVYPLAPRVLVGATVDLTDGNAFADSRTQGLSLNEFYLATSLENVPNLRFVIGQLDLTSYFDRNSFAKDGASQFFNSVFQTNPALVSAGVNSRPGALVNWSITDNIEAKAAVFSSARAIGDFALDGFATEVGIRYGNAIIRGTYATARDAGTQDGFQEAFQVARSDSETGILRADREESYGVNAEVYIPNLKMGIFGRYGRYENRDLDLGGDTYSLGVSFLDVFSPDDRLGLAYGRSLSNDKLRRQAGNDRPDVLELYYDFRFLSNLRLGFTFQERNNFSETIFGFRLKTEFNVSPIESIFQ, encoded by the coding sequence ATGAGCCAAACTGTACCTGATCGTCCTTTATTCGCCTTTTTGAATCAATTCAAGTTAATCAGCTTAGTAGGCACGAGCGCACTAGCTACGTGCCTGCTAGAAACGAGTGTGATACAACCTGCTCGCGCCAATTCTGTAGAACAGGGTAAACACGTTGAATCGCAATATCAGATAGCGCAACTGCCAAGCTTACCGACGCAAAATCTTGCGCCACCAAATTTCTCTGATATTCAACCTCAGCAGGTCAATCCTAACTACAATCAGTTTTTGCCAATTCCTACTCCTATGCCGAATGGAGTTGCGCAACCGCCATCGATGCTTCCGGCAAGAACATGGCAGGAAGAACTTTCAGCAAGAAGTCAAAGCCATTATCCGCCTTTGGTTGCGACACCACAGCCTTATATGCAGGGTGCTGGAAATGCCCCAGGTGTCATACAGCAACCTTATGTGCCGCAAGTTCCGAGTCACAACGCTTATCCTTATGGCGTTATCGGACAACCGCTTTATGTTCAAACAGCGCCTGCACCACTACCCGTTCCTGCAAATCCTGGAATTCCGCAACCAAATTCTACCAGTGGTAATGCGCTACCACCAGCACCAGGCAATAATTTGAACGGCATGATGGTTCCTTACGGAATGGTTCCCTATGCAGTGCCAGGACAACCGCCGTACTTACCAGCGCCAGTAATGCCGCAACCGAATGCGATCGGCGGCACAGTTGTGCCGCTACCACCAGGCAATAATTTGAACGGCATGATGGTTCCTTACGGGATGATTCTTTATGCACCCGTAGGACAAGCACCGTACTTACCACCGCCGGTAATGCCGCAACCGAATGCGATCGGCGGTACAGCTGTGCCGCTACCACCAGGCAATAATTTGAACGGCATGATGGTTCCTTATGCAGTGCCAGGACAATTGCCGTACCTACCACCGTCGGTGATGCCGCAACCGAACACTGTAGGAAATGCGGCTAACCAAGGTAGTTTGACATCCTACTATGCTCCAAGTGGTATACCGATCGCCAATCCAAATACAGCAATGGGGCAACAGTTACCGACACCTAGTAACCCCTTTACTCCTGTTGGTTCCTACTTTGCCCCAGTCACAACGCAATTACCTGCACTACCCAATACAACACCGCCGAGCGCTCCTAATCCAAATTTAGCGCCAATTCCGCAAACACCTGCTAACCCAATTCCAGCACCACCAGCAACACAACCCACGTTGGATAGCCAACCGGTCAGCGCTTCAGCTTTACAGTTACAAGGCGTGTATTCATATCAAGGCGATGAGTCTTCGGCACGCGCCCGCGTAGGTGCGGTGTATCCTCTTGCACCACGAGTGTTAGTAGGTGCTACTGTCGATTTAACCGATGGCAATGCGTTTGCTGATTCGCGTACTCAAGGATTAAGCCTCAATGAGTTTTATTTAGCAACTTCGCTAGAAAACGTGCCTAACCTGCGGTTTGTGATTGGTCAACTTGATTTGACTTCCTACTTTGACCGCAATAGCTTTGCTAAAGACGGAGCATCGCAGTTTTTTAATTCCGTGTTCCAAACAAACCCAGCTTTGGTGAGTGCGGGCGTTAACTCGCGTCCTGGTGCTTTGGTGAACTGGTCGATCACGGATAACATTGAGGCTAAAGCTGCGGTGTTTTCTTCTGCGCGGGCGATTGGGGATTTTGCCCTCGATGGTTTCGCGACCGAAGTCGGAATTCGTTATGGCAATGCGATCATTCGCGGGACTTATGCGACAGCGCGTGATGCGGGAACTCAAGACGGTTTCCAAGAAGCGTTTCAAGTAGCAAGAAGTGACAGTGAAACAGGAATTTTGCGTGCCGATCGCGAGGAATCATACGGTGTCAATGCCGAAGTTTACATTCCTAATCTCAAAATGGGAATATTTGGTCGTTACGGTCGCTATGAAAACCGCGATTTAGACCTAGGAGGCGATACTTATAGTCTGGGTGTCAGCTTTTTGGATGTTTTTTCCCCAGATGACAGGCTCGGTTTAGCTTATGGGAGAAGTTTATCGAATGATAAACTGCGTCGCCAAGCTGGGAATGATAGACCTGATGTGCTGGAGTTGTACTATGATTTTCGCTTTCTCTCTAATTTGCGATTGGGTTTTACATTTCAAGAACGCAACAACTTCTCTGAAACAATTTTCGGATTTCGACTTAAAACCGAGTTTAACGTAAGTCCCATCGAGAGTATCTTCCAATGA
- a CDS encoding cellulase family glycosylhydrolase — translation MTKPFLVHLTRLPSLLVFILNELVQFLLSSAYLFNVSHRWHFLWGEKYYQRRSKITFVQLLCLFVLTTTTVLTIPALWQETRAITRAYTTIQLPLSTQGSKIIDTKGNQVLLRGVNWFGIETEIHVPHGLWLRDYQEMLAQIKHLGYNTIRLPYSVQSLRSTTISGIDYKRGANQELERKTPLEVMDCIIQEAQRQGLFILLDSHRLNDRRIPELWYGDGFTEQDWIDTWKMLAVRYQNQANVIGADLKNEPHGRASWGTNDLATDWRLAAERAGNAILAINPNWLIVVEGVENNVPGQRLSGHWQGGNLEGVRRYPVRLSRPRQLVYSPHEYGPGVYNQPWFREQTFPNNLYHRWETGFNYIATQNIAPILVGEFGGRYVDNLSKEGIWQQQFVKYIQKNHLSFTYWSWNPNSEDTGGILQDDWQSINVPKQNLLSRLLDNIPFAPAIASDAIASKNPIQIPPHKLKVTTQLQSDWQTGFCVSLQVANQSSTLINDWQVSFQMHDATINNIWNATFKKQRHKRSHYILSPEDWVKNIAPNQVRDLGFCATKQGANYHPQQVSVSSR, via the coding sequence ATGACTAAACCTTTTTTAGTTCATTTGACTCGTTTACCAAGTTTACTAGTATTTATACTGAATGAATTAGTTCAATTTTTACTCTCAAGTGCTTATTTGTTTAACGTAAGTCATCGCTGGCACTTTCTGTGGGGGGAGAAGTATTACCAACGCCGTAGCAAGATAACATTTGTACAGTTGCTATGTTTATTCGTCTTAACGACGACAACTGTATTGACAATTCCTGCGCTATGGCAAGAAACACGAGCAATAACTCGCGCATATACAACAATACAGCTTCCTTTGTCTACTCAAGGCTCAAAAATTATTGATACCAAAGGAAATCAAGTTTTACTCAGGGGTGTAAATTGGTTTGGAATTGAAACCGAGATACATGTACCGCATGGCTTATGGCTACGCGATTATCAGGAAATGCTAGCTCAAATCAAGCACCTAGGATATAACACGATTCGCTTACCTTACTCCGTACAATCACTGAGGAGTACAACTATCAGTGGAATCGACTACAAAAGAGGTGCTAATCAAGAACTTGAAAGGAAAACGCCCCTAGAAGTGATGGACTGCATCATTCAAGAAGCACAGCGTCAAGGCTTGTTCATTTTATTAGACAGTCATCGGTTGAATGATCGGCGAATTCCTGAATTATGGTACGGCGATGGATTTACGGAGCAAGACTGGATTGATACATGGAAAATGCTAGCTGTTCGTTATCAAAATCAAGCTAATGTCATTGGTGCCGATTTAAAAAATGAACCTCACGGTCGTGCAAGTTGGGGAACTAACGATTTAGCAACTGATTGGCGACTTGCTGCGGAACGTGCAGGTAATGCGATTCTTGCGATCAATCCTAACTGGTTAATTGTAGTCGAAGGTGTCGAGAACAATGTTCCAGGACAACGATTATCAGGACATTGGCAAGGAGGTAATCTTGAAGGTGTGCGACGTTATCCGGTGCGGTTGTCGCGTCCTCGTCAATTAGTCTATTCTCCGCATGAATACGGTCCTGGAGTTTACAATCAGCCTTGGTTTAGGGAGCAAACTTTTCCTAATAATCTCTACCATCGTTGGGAAACTGGGTTTAATTACATTGCTACGCAAAATATCGCTCCAATTTTAGTTGGGGAGTTTGGCGGTCGTTATGTCGATAATTTATCTAAAGAAGGTATTTGGCAGCAGCAATTTGTGAAGTACATTCAAAAAAATCATCTCAGCTTTACCTACTGGAGTTGGAATCCTAATAGTGAAGATACAGGCGGGATTCTGCAAGATGATTGGCAAAGTATTAATGTACCCAAACAAAATTTGTTAAGTCGGCTATTAGACAATATTCCTTTTGCTCCAGCCATAGCAAGCGACGCGATCGCATCCAAAAATCCGATTCAAATTCCTCCTCACAAGCTCAAAGTGACAACTCAATTACAATCTGATTGGCAAACAGGGTTTTGTGTGAGTTTACAAGTCGCTAATCAAAGCAGTACTTTGATAAACGATTGGCAAGTTAGTTTCCAAATGCACGACGCAACGATTAACAATATTTGGAACGCGACATTCAAAAAGCAGCGCCATAAGCGATCGCATTACATCCTCTCTCCAGAAGATTGGGTAAAAAATATTGCGCCAAATCAAGTGAGAGATCTTGGTTTTTGTGCAACTAAGCAAGGTGCAAACTATCACCCCCAGCAGGTATCTGTTTCTAGCCGATAG